The Bombus pyrosoma isolate SC7728 linkage group LG3, ASM1482585v1, whole genome shotgun sequence genome has a segment encoding these proteins:
- the LOC122566390 gene encoding helicase domino isoform X2, with protein sequence MSDKQTAPILPPLNGGGGNNGGSNGGAPQQTVNLQQVLATAQGLNVLTTGAGQQFVITSQVPGLTQVIPSNATTNTNIQQVGVTRIVNISGTPPRAGSVGVAGASSSPLTSPTRQGSPKVVLATSPKLVRTSIGNMFVAPTSQASMHSPPARKKLKLTDSTEKHTMLADDAMGYRRRIMEHKMKRMRAIRERYAENATELFFLHAGGNIMDFQTWRKRPPTPQCLHFLRQHRLDPDDDDEDLTAPLPAISEIPLTPTATTVSTIVPVNQCTEVKISGMNVAPVAVSTTLPAAVAQLNQQGHVPGRPQGGRHGMVFAFRAAIQSSPVTAHPPPTSSTLAPTLIIGNAPIVPGSPKPVTTTVASPVIDKSTIATSITTTITTMTTPTLTFTGATTTTATVTTVTKTSSAPTIPTQPVVKLVKLPASNAATSCDITNNQEQIVEKAKQEAYVMQRIAELQREGLWSERRLPKVQEPPRTKAHWDYLLEEMVWLAADFAQERKWKKAAAKKCARMVQKYFQEKAIQAQKAEKSQELRLKKIASFIAKEIKTFWTNVEKLVEYKQQTRLEEKRKQALDQHLNFIVGQTEKYSTWLTEGLNKTDGPQSVPASMNSSRISSPIPPGKSHSDEDFQPNQSSDDDEETIAKAEEELKSVTNHKEEVELLKKESELPLEDLLKELPPDYLENRNKSLSPVSKGVEEENEKTTDGDMDFVAASDESSDEEETIMEQEKLEENADYKQELDDLKAENEISIDELVAKYGNMSDVPIDVEQEPIQESDKESIKEEAQENDEESTSNESESEESDNEVDEEESQTQTDNEADIGLKSLLEDVSMEKSSNDKTAEMDHSNARDEMDNVAALAESIQPKGNTLLTTSVVTKIPFLLKHPLREYQHIGLDWLVTMYDRKLNGILADEMGLGKTIQTIALLAHLACEKGNWGPHLIIVPTSVMLNWEMECKKWCPGFKILTYYGTQKERKQKRTGWTKPNAFHICITSYKLVIQDHQSFRRKKWKYLILDEAQNIKNFKSQRWQLLLNFQTQRRLLLTGTPLQNNLMELWSLMHFLMPNVFQSHREFKEWFSNPVTGMIEGNSEYNENIIRRLHKVLRPFLLRRLKTEVEKQLPKKYEHVVMCRLSKRQRYLYDDFMSRAKTKETLASGNLLSVINVLMQLRKVCNHPNLFEVRPTVSPFQMEAIEYVTASLVWSALDYDPFKHIDLSSINLLLCDLELSLTAFVAHRVRRLQTPRKLIEEIDTQPDPSPRCPPGKIKINVRLSNQVKPSSVPRQTQTKLKNLTGILPTPKVGTSPLIKTANNQSTPGQGVTLKVAGGQQLQGYSVQLVQHQGSVKAIPVGTLAHNPQSTTVTPTTAATSAQRITVGNANIIDGLQRLATQTVAVKQVSFPVMTPCVPRLKVLPKSLMGLSTSATTVNKVIGGVVTTTSGTSGRPVMRVPPLNVTASPNVTAQSPTGNGQSQQQSNRCGIVTRHAQKESEKAQMKERPKSEFYLPQLEEERKQRRQAKLRLLANTNERRCAACPLYGEDLFMALRIGKPSTACRWHNGWVHCATAKDNARTRRQFFSRTEALAEAIKSTEQIVEELKEVFERFVVHVPAVCAPTPRFHVSHPPPHKLFAQRRIQMELQRQLSPKLALFHPVASAMMTQFPDPRLIQYDCGKLQSLHQLLRKLKSENHRVLIFTQMTRMLDVLEAFLNFHGHIYLRLDGTTKVDQRQVLMERFNGDKRIFCFILSTRSGGVGVNLTGADTVIFYDSDWNPTMDAQAQDRCHRIGQTRDVHIYRLVSEKTVEENILKKANQKRLLGDLAIEGGNFTTAYFKSSTIQDLFNIDQSENDATTRMAEVLEQNRDREKFLQKDNQGQTLEDKVAMGALESALAAAEEDLDVQAAKTAKAEAVADLAEFDENIPLDDADRDDMQVSKAELEVQNLVSQLTPIERYAMKFVEESEGAFSAAQLAAAERELEEQKKEWELDRLRALREEEERRMRLADDDEKPLTFGREDAQNQVNSASNSKKLVNKKLPPNRRRNSRKNISKSAQESESETETTTESESESQEDVVEDSLDEESSHTESQSQGDEDEEEEEAHDQNDSEKGGYPKRKNRSNKSFSQNHFDLNSPRTRSRGNVKINLWTLDVSPILPGIKPKCRGRASNLRKQRELEMRMKAEESFILPLPPVSSPKKLNNTNISNKPNEEDNTVNEKEMVTVDLKHTDAEKSTILPADEKRSESIENCKVIVNHCTIATSSPKSNCDKTVIDESNATIPLDSLEIETCSQSGNSSGMSEQSKDLEEGIIDNKDGGEAAQQLTENTTSSIYITKLMSIAMAQSSNLEGAASCNDDSEYSNVDLISQNSSPRSVVMESNMVKRISDSKCLKSSMTLEIDEEINISEDSLIAPLKNKIVVQDTDENAESTTKKLVSDTVSKSKITSSAIDESDTGLKGELLISNAESKVLKNKAVDELQDINISNDEYRVKNDARAQSPIETKEDMDMKETSTNKQYDESTSNSDTTNKSVNDNESISVIESSSSQEPSSSKQEENYTKLDECVRDEDDTKVQSTSSIQNSDNTFSFDTLGSNESSGSESNTENKIKFRKPDTISYGVTTRSAKVNISVENTENKNLILCSDTYESQGGEISNSNSNTHRKETSKVTQIRRPDTPRPTIEHSRITRSSAIRSLTPPPNSNSTKSLQKRRPDTPLPECFRSSPRLATRSISNLSSSLRNEEQNTASYEKPMTRRSKTLDNGVLNPTVFRRSSSIPPMKPTSDSKDCTSSISTRCKRNSESTSTPKRRPDTPVPTFEQGSRVTRSGLNFTLNSAKGPNHVSNKGNKHIRKIDSSSDSKSQEEESSAVSPLSGKTETLNTDSNGNAVVSETFPKQDDSTLSSFNEINEKPQRTAKVVAILTLDTRSNHTSKASSSVHTKTSNCNSSDTKNNKKNADSNSNPASDSSGKNCVLRISDVTPNCKVDGWCDSGLDTGSRDRVSSNVFSNVASTYTSSNKAGKSPTLNKNTSLNSKLKTDKVPIQSTVIALVDLDNDSNYDSSDGSKKLRRKIKRTRLSSFAKPLISGKTNESQIADALDDEEQIPPMKKSIRTQLTPPPPSQTTQLEKLSSGTIS encoded by the exons ATGAGTGATAAGCAGACTGCACCTATTTTACCACCCCTCAATGGGGGTGGAGGAAATAATGGGGGTAGCAATGGAGGTGCACCGCAACAGACTGTTAATTTACAACAAGTTCTTGCTACTGCCCAAGGACTTAATGTCCTTACTACAGGTGCTGGACAACAATTTGTTATTACTTCACAGGTTCCTGGTCTTACACag GTTATACCAAGTAATGCAACAACAAATACAAACATTCAACAAGTTGGTGTTACAAGAATTGTTAATATCAGTGGTACACCACCACGTGCAGGTAGTGTGGGAGTTGCAGGTGCAAGTAGTTCACCTCTTACATCTCCTACTCGTCAGGGTTCACCTAAAGTTGTTTTAGCAACATCTCCAAAACTTGTTCGAACTTCTATTGGAAATATGTTTGTTGCACCAACCTCTCAAGCTTCTATGCATTCACCACCTGCAagaaaaaagttgaaattaacaGATTCTACTGAAAAACATACTATGCTTGCTGATGATGCAATGGGTTATAGAAGGAGAATTATGGAacataaaatgaaaaggatGCGTGCAATAAGAGAGAGATATGCAGAGAATGCAACAGAGTTATTCTTTCTTCATGCTGGAGGCAATATAATGGATTTTCAAACATGGAGGAAGAGACCTCCAACACCCCAATGTTTGCATTTTTTACGGCAGCATAGATTAGATCcagatgatgatgatgaagaTTTAACAGCTCCACTGCCAGCAATATCAGAAATTCCATTAACACCAACTGCAACAACTGTTTCTACAATAGTTCCTGTGAATCAGTGTACAGAAGTAAAAATTTCTGGAATGAATGTTGCTCCAGTTGCGGTGTCCACGACATTGCCTGCTGCAGTAGCTCAACTTAATCAACAAG GACATGTACCAGGTAGGCCTCAAGGGGGCCGCCATGGCATGGTGTTTGCCTTCAGAGCAGCAATTCAGTCTTCACCAGTCACCGCTCACCCTCCACCTACTTCTTCTACTCTAGCACCCACGCTCATTATAG GTAATGCACCAATAGTTCCAGGTTCACCGAAACCTGTGACAACAACTGTTGCAAGTCCAGTGATAGATAAATCTACAATAGCTACATCTATTACAACAACTATTACCACAATGACTACTCCTACCCTTACTTTTACTGGAGCTACCACCACCACAGCTACTGTTACTACTGTTACAAAAACATCTTCTGCGCCTACTATACCTACTCAGCCTGTTGTTAAACTTGTTAAGTTACCTGCCTCTAATGCGGCTACGTCATGTGATATCACAAATAACCAAGAGCAAATTGTAGAGAAGGCAAAACAG GAAGCATACGTTATGCAAAGGATTGCGGAATTACAGCGGGAAGGATTATGGTCAGAAAGAAGGTTGCCTAAGGTGCAGGAACCACCTCGTACAAAGGCTCACTGGGACTATTTGTTAGAAGAGATGGTTTGGTTAGCTGCTGACTTTGCTCAAGAACGAAAGTGGAAAAAAGCTGCAGCGAAAAAGTGTGCGCGTATGGtacagaaatatttccaagagAAAGCAATTCAAGCACAAAAAGCTGAAAAATCACAAGAACTTAGGTTAAAGAAAATTGCTAGTTTTATTGCTAAAGAAATCAAAACATTCTGGACAAATGTGGAAAAA TTAGTGGAATATAAACAACAGACGAGGCTtgaggagaaaagaaagcagGCACTAGatcaacatttaaattttattgtggGTCAAACAGAGAAATATTCAACATGGCTAACTGAAGGACTCAATAAAACTGATGGTCCTCAAAGTGTGCCAGCCTCCATGAATAGTTCGCGTATTTCTTCCCCAATACCACCCGGCAAATCTCATTCTGATG AGGATTTTCAACCAAACCAAAGCTCAGATGATGATGAAGAAACCATAGCAAAAGCCGAAGAAGAATTGAAATCTGTGACAAATCATAAAGAAGAGGttgaactgttgaaaaaaGAATCAGAACTACCCCTAGAAGATCTCCTTAAAGAGCTACCACCTGATTActtggaaaatagaaataaaagctTATCACCTGTATCAAAAGGAGTAGAGGag gaGAATGAAAAGACAACAGATGGCGATATGGATTTTGTTGCCGCATCGGATGAATCCTCCGATGAGGAGGAGACTATTATGGAACAAGAAAAACTGGAAGAAAATGCGGATTATAAACAAGAATTAGACGATCttaaa gctgaaaatgaaatatctattGATGAACTTGTGGCCAAATACGGTAACATGTCAGATGTGCCAATAGATGTTGAACAAGAACCTATTCAag AGTCAGATAAAGAAAGCATAAAAGAAGAAGCTCAGGAAAATGACGAGGAATCTACGAGTAACGAAAGTGAAAGTGAAGAGAGTGACAACGAAGTTGATGAGGAAGAGTCTCAAACACAAACTGATAATGAAGCCGATATCGGACTTAAATCTCTCTTAGAAGATGTATCCATGGAAAAATCATCAAATGATAAG ACTGCAGAGATGGACCATTCAAATGCTCGCGATGAAATGGATAACGTCGCGGCATTGGCAGAAAGTATTCAACCTAAAGGAAATACTTTACTTACCACCAGT GTTGTTacgaaaattccatttcttctgAAACATCCCCTTCGAGAATATCAACATATAGGATTAGACTGGCTTGTTACAATGTACGACAGGAAATTAAATGGTATTTTAGCAGATGAAATGGGTTTGGGTAAAACCATACAAACGATTGCTTTACTTGCGCATTTGGCATGCGAAAAAGGAAATTGGGGTCCTCATCTCATAATAGTACCAACATCTGTGATGCTCAACTGGGAAATGGAATGTAAGAAATGGTGTCCAGGATTTAAGATTTTGACTTATTATGGAAcgcaaaaagaaaggaaacaaaaaagaacaG gTTGGACTAAACCTAACGCTTTTCATATTTGCATAACATCATACAAACTGGTTATACAGGATCATCAAAGCTTTAGAAGGAAAAAGTGGAAATATCTTATATTGGACGAAGCccagaatataaaaaatttcaaatcacAGAGATGGCAATTActattgaattttcaaaccCAACG ACGATTATTGCTTACTGGTACACCTCTACAGAATAACTTAATGGAACTGTGGTCATTGATGCATTTTTTAATGCCGAATGTATTCCAGTCACATAGAGAATTTAAAGAATGGTTTAGTAATCCTGTTACTGGGATGATAGAAGGGAATAGtgaatacaatgaaaatattattcgtcgTCTGCATAAG GTTTTGCGGccttttttattacgaagatTAAAAACAGAAGTAGAAAAACAATTGCCCAAAAAGTATGAGCACGTCGTTATGTGCCGTTTGTCAAAACGTCAGCGATACCTATACGATGATTTTATGTCCAGAGCAAA AACAAAGGAGACCCTCGCTAGTGGCAATCTGTTAAGTGTGATTAATGTATTAATGCAATTACGGAAGGTATGCAACCACCcaaatttatttgaagttaGACCTACTGTATCACCATTTCAAATGGAAGCTATTGAATATGTCACAGCTTCGTTAGTATGGAGTGCTCTTGATTATGATCCATTTaag cATATCGATCTATCTagtattaatcttttattatgtGATTTGGAGTTAAGTCTTACTGCGTTTGTGGCGCATAGAGTCAGACGATTGCAAACACCACGAAAGCTTATAGAAGAAATAGACACACAACCAGATCCGTCTCCGAGATGTCCACCtggaaagattaaaattaatgttagaTTATCTAATCAAGTTAAACCGTCATCCGTACCGCGGCAGACgcaaacaaaattaaagaatttgacTGGAATATTGCCTACTCCAAAAGTTGGAACATCTCCTTTAATAAAAACAGCAAATAATCAAAGCACTCCAGGGCAAG gTGTCACACTAAAAGTAGCAGGTGGCCAACAGTTGCAAGGATATTCCGTACAATTAGTTCAACATCAGGGTAGTGTGAAAG CAATTCCTGTTGGAACACTAGCACATAACCCACAGAGTACAACAGTGACACCAACTACAGCAGCAACGAGTGCACAGAGGATTACAGTAGGGAATGCAAATATTATAGATGGACTGCAACGGCTAGCAACGCAAACAGTTGCAGTTAAACAAG TTTCATTTCCAGTAATGACTCCATGTGTACCACGTTTGAAAGTTTTACCAAAATCTTTAATGGGCCTATCTACCTCGGCAACTACAGTAAACAAAGTTATAGGAGGAGTGGTGACAACTACAAGCGGAACAAGTGGAAGACCCGTTATGAGGGTGCCGCCTCTTAATGTTACTGCATCTCCTAATGTCACTGCACAGTCTCCCACTGGCAATGGACAATCTCAACAACAATCGAACCGTTGTGGTATTGTTACTAGACACGCACAAAAAGAATCAGAAAAGGCACAAATGAAAGAACGTCCAAAATCCGAATTTTATTTG CCACAGTTAGAAGAAGAACGGAAACAAAGAAGACAAGCTAAACTTCGTCTACTTGCAAATACTAATGAAAGACGATGTGCCGCATGCCCTCTCTATGGAGAAGATTTGTTTATGGCATTAAGAATTGGTAAACCATCTACGGCATGTCGGTGGCATAATGGTTGGGTTCATTGTGCAACTGCTAAAGATAATGCACGTACACGAAGGCAGTTTTTTTCTCGCACAGAAGCACTTGCAGAGGCGATCAAAAGTACAGAACAAATTGTTGAGGAGCTGAAGGAAGTTTTTGAGAG GTTTGTTGTACATGTTCCTGCTGTGTGCGCCCCTACGCCACGTTTTCACGTTTCTCATCCTCCTCCACATAAATTGTTCGCTCAACGACGTATACAAATGGAATTACAACGTCAACTATCGCCAAAATTGGCATTGTTCCATCCAGTAGCTAGTGCAATGATGACGCAGTTCCCAGATCCCAGATTGATACAGTACGACTGTGGAAAATTGCAATCTTTACATCAACTTCTTAGAAAGCTTAAATCTGAGAACCATagagttttaatttttacacaaATGACCAGAATGTTAGATGTATTAGAAGCTTTCCTTAATTTTCATGGTCACATATATTTACGTTTGGATGGTACTACTAAAGTAGATCAGCGGCag GTTTTGATGGAAAGATTTAATGGAGAcaaacgaatattttgtttcattttatcgacGAGATCTGGAGGTGTAGGTGTGAATCTGACAGGAGCAGACactgttatattttatgatagtGATTGGAATCCTACGATGGATGCCCAAGCACAAGACAGGTGTCATAGAATAGGTCAAACACGTGATGTACATATCTACag GTTAGTAAGTGAAAAAAccgtagaagaaaatattctgaaaaaagCCAATCAGAAGAGACTACTTGGAGACTTAGCCATCGAAGGTGGTAATTTCACAACTGCTTATTTCAAAAGT TCTACGATTCAAGATCTGTTTAACATCGATCAATCGGAGAACGATGCAACGACTCGAATGGCCGAAGTATTGGAACAAAATAGAGATCGAGAGAAGTTTTTGCAAAAGGATAACCAAGGTCAAACTTTAGAGGATAAAGTAGCGATGGGTGCGCTTGAAAGTGCTCTTGCTGCTGCTGAAGAGGATCTTGATGTTCAAGCCGCAAAGACCGCTAAAGCAGAGGCTGTTGCTGATTTAGCAGAATTTGACGAAAATATACCCTTGGATGACGCGGACAGAGATGACATGCAAGTTAGCAAGGCCGAGCTTGAAGTACAAAATTTAGTATCTCAg TTAACACCTATAGAACGTTACGCGATGAAGTTTGTCGAGGAATCAGAGGGTGCATTTTCTGCGGCACAACTTGCAGCAGCCGAACGTGAACTCGAAGAACAGAAGAAAGAGTGGGAGTTGGATCGGCTACGAGCGTTGCgcgaggaggaagaaaggagaatGCGATTAGCAGATGATGATGAGAAGCCTTTGACGTTTGGACGCGAGGATGCGCAAAATCAGGTTAATAGTGCTAGTAATTCTAAGAAATTAGTCAATAAGAAACTCCCACCGAATAGGAGGAGGAATTCGCGTAAGAATATTAGTAAAAGTGCTCAAGAATCAGAAAGTGAAACTGAGACTACTACAGAATCAGAATCAGAGTCACAAGAAGATGTGGTAGAAGATAGCCTTGACGAAGAGTCGAGTCATACGGAAAGTCAAAGTCAAGGCGACGAGGatgaggaggaggaagaggcaCACGATCAAAATGATTCTGAAAAGGGCGGATATCCCAAACGTAAGAACCGTTCTAATAAATCATTTAGTCAAAATCATTTCGATCTGAACAGTCCACGGACGAGATCAAGgggaaatgttaaaattaatttgtggACATTGGACGTAAGTCCTATCTTGCCTGGTATAAAACCGAAATGCCGAGGTAGAGCCAGCAATTTGCGTAAACAACGTGAGCTTGAAATGAGGATGAAAGCAgaagaaagtttcattttaCCTTTGCCACCAGTTTCAAGTCctaaaaagttaaataatacCAACATTTCGAATAAACCCAATGAAGAAGATAATACTGTGAATGAGAAAGAGATGGTAACAGTTGATTTAAAACATACAGATGCTGAAAAAAGTACAATCCTGCCTGCTGATGAAAAGCGATCTGAAAGCATCGAAAATTGTAAAGTGATTGTAAATCATTGCACCATTGCAACTTCTTCGCCAAAATCGAACTGCGATAAAACTGTCATAGACGAATCTAATGCCACCATACCTTTAGATTCGTTAGAAATAGAAACGTGTTCTCAATCAGGTAATTCATCGGGCATGTCAGAACAGAGTAAAGATTTAGAAGAAGGTATAATTGATAACAAAGACGGTGGTGAAGCAGCACAACAGTTAACAGAGAATACCACATCttcaatatatattacaaagttAATGTCCATAGCAATGGCGCAATCTAGTAATTTAGAAGGTGCTGCAAGTTGTAATGACGATTCCGAATATTCTAACGTTGATTTGATCTCACAGAATAGTAGTCCTCGTTCAGTTGTAATGGAATCGAATAtggtaaaaagaatttctgaTTCGAAATGCTTGAAAAGTTCAATGACTTTGGAGATagatgaagaaattaatatatcggAAGATTCATTGATTGCCCccttaaagaataaaatagtcGTTCAAGATACAGATGAAAATGCCGAATCTACAACAAAGAAATTAGTAAGTGATACTGTCTCTAAGAGTAAGATAACTTCATCTGCCATTGATGAATCAGATACGGGATTAAAAGGAGAACTACTTATCTCTAACGCGGAATCCaaggtattaaaaaataaagctgTAGACGAGCTccaagatataaatatttctaatgacGAGTATAGAGTAAAAAATGATGCAAGAGCGCAGAGTCctatcgaaacgaaagaagacaTGGATATGAAAGAAACTTCAACAAATAAACAATACGATGAAAGTACTTCAAATTCAGATACAACAAATAAGTCTGTCAATGATAATGAATCCATTTCTGTGATAGAATCAAGCTCTAGTCAAGAACCTAGTAGCAGCaaacaagaagaaaactaTACTAAATTAGATGAATGTGTGCGCGACGAAGATGATACAAAAGTTCAATCGACCTCATCGATACAAAACAGTGACAATACCTTTTCCTTTGATACTTTAGGCTCGAATGAATCAAGTGGATCTGAATCTAATACagaaaataagattaaatttcgtaaacCAGATACAATATCTTACGGAGTGACTACAAGAAGCGCGAAAGTAAACATTAGCGTAgaaaatactgaaaataaaaatttgatattatgtaGTGATACATATGAAAGTCAAGGAggcgaaatttcaaattcaaattcgaatACTCATCGAAAAGAAACTAGCAAAGTAACACAGATTCGAAGGCCCGACACACCTCGACCGACAATAGAACATTCTAGGATTACAAGGTCAAGTGCAATTCGTTCTTTAACACCTCCACCGAATTCAAATTCCACAAAATCATTGCAAAAAAGACGACCAGACACTCCTTTGCCTGAATGCTTTAGATCTTCCCCACGATTAGCGACGAGGTCTATATCAAATTTGAGCTCATCACtaagaaacgaagaacaaaATACAGCGTCATATGAAAAACCCATGACGCGTAGGTCAAAGACTTTGGATAATGGTGTTTTGAATCCAACTGTGTTTCGAAGAAGCAGTTCAATACCACCTATGAAACCAACATCCGATTCGAAGGATTGCACTAGTTCTATTTCAACTagatgtaaaagaaatagtgAATCTACAAGTACACCGAAACGACGACCGGATACACCTGTTCCCACTTTTGAACAAGGATCGAGAGTTACTCGATCTGGATTGAATTTTACGCTAAATTCGGCAAAGGGTCCTAATCATGTGTCAAACAAAGGGAACAAGCACATTCGAAAGATAGATTCGTCTTCTGATTCGAAATCACAGGAAGAGGAGTCTTCTGCCGTTTCACCATTGTCTGGAAAAACAGAAACGTTGAACACAGATTCAAATGGTAACGCGGTTGTATCAGAAACCTTTCCCAAACAAGATGATTCAACACTATCCTcctttaatgaaattaacgaGAAACCACAAAGAACTGCTAAAGTCGTTGCTATTCTTACTTTGGATACACGAAGTAATCATACCAGTAAAGCTTCTAGTTCCGTTCATACAAAAACATCTAATTGCAATTCCTCTGacacgaaaaataataaaaaaaacgcCGATTCTAATTCCAATCCCGCATCTGATTCGTCAGGGAAAAATTGCGTTCTTAGGATTTCAGATGTTACTCCGAATTGTAAAGTAGATGGGTGGTGTGATTCTGGATTGGATACCGGTTCTCGAGATCGCGTTTCCTCTAATGTATTTTCCAATGTAGCAAGTACTTATACCAGTTCCAATAAGGCAGGAAAATCACCGACGTTGAACAAAAATACGTCATTGAATTCTAAACTTAAAACTGATAAGGTTCCGATACAATCAACAGTGATAGCATTGGTCGATTTGGACAACGACTCTAATTATGATTCATCAGACGGGTCAAAGAAattaagaaggaaaattaaacgaacacGACTGTCATCGTTTGCAAAGCCATTGATAAGTGGAAAAACGAATGAATCACAAATAGCTGACGCGCTAGATGACGAAGAGCAGATACCGCCAATGAAAAAGTCGATTCGTACACAGCTtactcctcctcctccttcgcAAACAACTCAATTGGAAAAACTCAGTAGCGGTACTATATCTTGA